In Lolium rigidum isolate FL_2022 chromosome 3, APGP_CSIRO_Lrig_0.1, whole genome shotgun sequence, the genomic window ATACAAAAAAATGTACTCCCTGCACAGGTCAGTGGTTCAAAGTTCTACTACTTGAAGAATGAAGCTGTTCTGTTGGAAATGGCCCTTGTAAGTTGGGCTATTGCCGAGGTCTCAAAAAAAGGTTTTACACCACTCATAACTCCAGAGATTGTAAGATCATCTGTTGTTGAGAGATGCGGTTTCCAGCCAAGGGCCCAAAATACCCAGGTATGGAGTCCCATGCTAAACATAGTATGTTGATACATTTCTTGTTACATAGCCACTCAAGCACCAGGTGTCCATGTTAGTGAGTTAGTAtcagtatttttgtttttatgtgatgtgttctccatcaatatcTGCTTGCTGATTATTATTTGATTACTGCGGATATGCGGCCAGGTTGCTGTGATGGTCAACGCAGGTCCATTAACAATTTCTATTCTATTTTAAAAAATGTTAGAGGGAGGTTCATTTTTTATTGTTCTTGTGCCTATATTGGTTTCTTGCTCATTTTAATGATTACAGATAGAAAAGGTTTAGTTTGAATATAGCAGACAAGACTGTAGCATACTACATAGTTAACAACATGTATGACGATGTTAGGAGTTTTAGAACTCGCTCTATTGTCAGGTTCTTGCACATATGTTCAAGCAATATTATTATATAAGTGCAATTTCTGTAGTATAAGCTTTGTCCCTTTGCGTTGTGGCACGTTATGGTGGTACCTCTGTCTTGTTACTAACTTGCTATTGATAGTGCTATGCAGAATCATATCATACATTTTGTCATGTTTATGTCCTTGCAGATTAGAAATTTTACTTAAGCACTTATGCCATCTTTATGTAGGTCTATTCAATAGATGGCAGTGATCAGTGCCTCATAGGCACTGCAGAAATTCCCGTCGGAGGCATCCATATGAACTCTATACTTCCTGACTCTGATTTACCTATAAAATATTTGGCCTATTCACACTGTTTTCGCACAGAAGCTGGTGCTGCAGGTGCTGCCACCAGGTATctattttttcttctttcctGGAAGATTATCTTGAGAATTTTTGGGTTTCTTTATTGATATATAAAGTTTGATCATAGTATGTTCATATAAAGGTTTCAAGAGTTGCTGATGAATCATTTAAGTCGTTAATGCAATTGTTTACTGTCTTCCATAAAATTGCTGAGTTTCAGTCAAACTGTCTTGAATAGGGGCATGTACCGAGTACATCAATTTAGCAAGGTTGAGATGTTTGTATTATGTCGGCCAGAGGAAAGTGACAAGTACCATGAAGAACTTATTACCATTGAAGAGGATCTTTATGCATCACTTGGACTTCATTTCAAGTATGTCCTTGCCTACTTCTGAGTTTCCACTTTTCATTTCAAGTATGTCCTTGTTTACTTCTGAGTTTCCACTTCATAAACATTCCAACAACAATACAAATATTCTTCTCCCTCGTAGAACTTTGGATATGGCCACAGGGGATTTGGGCGCACCGGCCTACAGAAAGTATGACATCGAGGCATGGATGCCAGGTCTAGATAAGTATGGTGAGGTAAGGAACACGTACTTTATGCCCCCTCTCCACTTCTGTCCATTCTGAGCAGTCCTGCTGATATTTTTCTGAACAAAACGGGCAGATCTCAAGTGCTTCAAACTGCACGGATTACCAGAGCAGGCGGCTGGGCATCCGTTTCCGTCCAGCACCCTTGGAGCTTCCACCGGCGATGAACGCTAAGAAAGGAAAGGGTGGCAGTTCAGGCCCAACACAGTTTGTGCACACACTCAATGCGACGGCAGTGGCTGTTCCTCGACTGATCATATCTATTCTGGAGAATTTTCAGCAAGAGGATGGCACTGTGGTAATTCCGGAACCACTGAGGCCCTTCATGGGTGGGCTTGGCGTCCTCTCCCCCAAAACAAAGTGAAAGTGGTGGGCTTGGGGTCCTCTCCCCCAAAACAAAGTGAAAGTGGCAGCTGCCTTGAGGAAAGCTATTGGTAAAATTGGTACagaattcagatttttttttgattGTTACGTAAAATTTTAGGCATGTGTTAGTGCTGTGgtcatgaaaacataattatcCATCCATGGCTGTGGGATCCTCTACATTTCCAACCCCCCTGGGACCATCCGGACGCCCTATAGCTATAGCAAATCGTGAATTTTGTTCAAGTCATACTCTTACAGACTCGGGTATAGTTGGCTGATGTAGTATTCTTTTTTATGGCATGCAACTGAGATTGCTTGATGTGAACTTTGGAGGTGTGTTCCTGTGAAACATGACTACTTGATGTGAATGGGTTATCAaggtttttgtttgtttttttaagGAGTTTGTCAAGGAGTTTGTCAACTTTTGACAAAATCTGAAGTCAGTGAATATCATTATGAGAAAAGGCAATCTTAAAGAAAGGATCAAAACAAAAGCCAGGGAGTGGATTTGAATGATGTTTGGTGCTAGTGAGGGTAAGAGCTGTTACTTTTAAACCATGTTCTACTAAAAAAAATTGTAAGACTTGGCTTCAGTCATGTCTATTTTGTGAATCGGATGGAGCATAGGTTATAGCATAGAGGTAATACGATCTGAAGAAGATGGTGCAGCCACTGATCGAGGAGATATCGTTGTGCTGCGCTGCTGCCTAGTCGATCTCCAGTGATTATACTGCTGGGATCTTGCTTAGCTCATTGTTGGACAGAACGGCAGACCTGGTACTAGGAGGAATTTGCATCAAAACGAAGAGTACACAATGAAACAAGACTGATCTACGCAAGTCAAATAATTAAGTTGGTCAAACTTCAATAAAACTAGACGAAGCGGACGCTCAAAAGATATATACACCAGCAATTATTCAGCACCAACCATACTGTGGTAGTGTGGTTGCCAGGCTTATCAAGGAATGTATCTCCAGGAGGGAACATAGGGAAGGTACGGATTGCACTCCCATAGGTGTGCGAATCGAGAAGGCCGCGAACACGAGATTCTCCACGATCCATGCCATAGGACTACTCATAGCCTgcactacatgcatgcaaaaagctgatgtgtgatatcaattaatgatgaaagtgatgatagtggtatcataggtagatactgtatcatagcccgtagaactagaaaaattaatgccaaacaaatttTGAACATACTTTtctattgagattctacaaatcattaaataatgtaacatatgatactactccctccgttctagtTTTTAAGGCATATTTccaaaaactatttgtcccataaccCCCACCTTCtaggcataattttatttaatgtgGGAGAGAAATGGGTTGTatgcaccaatgagagagagaaagagaatgcatgcaccaatgagggagagaaaggggctgcatgcaccaatgagagagagaaaatgagacccaatcagctagtaccttgggccaagatatttaaAAATTGTGATTTAcaaactaggacggagggagtactacataaTACTCTCTCCGTCCCAGGGCAAAGGGCGTATAATTTTTTCGAAATTTAGTCAAGGATTAAGACGTGGCCTGGTGGGCTTCCTTCCGATTCTACCCCTGCTTACGTACCCCCTTGTCCTCGAAATCAGGCGAGAGGCCGCTGGCATCTAACGATAAAAGGGGATCTCCCTAATTACTGCCGTGCATGAAGGGGCAAAAGGGGCAAGTAGCGATTATTTCTCCTCTCTCTAATCCCTCCTTAATAATCGCGCTGGACAATATACACCCTTTgccctgggacggagggagtactatgcaTTGagaagatagtatcatagactagtatcatatgcatgatactactatatgatactcctcattgtgactagtctaagtttTCTATCGTCCGCCACAGTCAAGAAGACGGTGTTGCATTCAACGAAGCCCGCATAGGAAAACCGACCAAACACACCCGATTATTTCAGAACCATTCTCAGGTTTAAGCAAAGGATATGTTAGGGCACCCCACCGGTGCCCCCAAATGTGAgccggtaagagcatctccactagggAGCTCCAAATCGTAGTTGGCGGCGATTTTAGGGGTCCTAGTGAGAGAAAGTGCTCACACCGGCGACACCCATGTGAAGTCGATGTCATCCCAAGCCCAATAAAATATCCCGCGGGCCCCAACCAACCCCTATGCCAAGGGAGGCTATTGGGGTCGCCGGCACCAAACCTACACCACTTTCACGTCGATTTGGGGGTCTTTTTTTCTATCGGGTGGAGGTTTGGAATTTTTTGACCGGCACTTGCTGCCGACGACCCCCAAATGTAGTCGGCACGTGTGCTGCATGCCGGCTACTATTTGAGggtcaccggtggagatgctctaaatatgcTTTtggggggtgggtgggtgggggtgGGCGGCAAAATGTGCCGTGGTTTGGGGGTCGGCTTCCACTATCAGCGGCTTCCCAAATTGAACCATcaatgtgttggagatatgcccaagaggcaataataaaatggttattatatatctttgtgtttatgataaatgtttatataccatgctataattgtattaaccgaaacattgatacatgtgtgttatgtaaacaacaagaagtccctagtaagcctcttgtataactagcttgttgattaatagatgatcatagtttcgtgatcatgaacattggatgttattaataacaaggttatgtcattatgtgaatgatgtaatggacacacccaattaagcgtagcataagatcacgtcattaagttcatttgctataagctttcgatacatagttacctagtcctttcgaccatgagatcatgtaaatcacttatgctcggaagggtactttgattacatcaaatgccactgcgtaaatgggtggttataaagatgggattaggtatccggaaagtatgagttgaggcatatggatcaacagtgggatttgtccatcccgatgacggatagatatactctgggccctctcgatggaatatcgtctaattagtttgcaaacatatgaatggttcataagagactacataccacggtacgagtaaagagtacttgtcaggagacgaggttgaatgaGGAATAGAGAtaacgatgatcaaacctcggacaagtaaaatatcgcgtgacaaagggaatcggtatcgtatgtaaatggttcaatcgatcactaagtcatcgttgaatatgtggaagccattatggatctccagatcccgctattggttattggtcggagagaagtctcaaccatgtatcgcatagttcgcgaaccgtagggtgacacacttaaggtttgatgtcgtttgagtagatatggaatatggaatggagttcgaagttttgtttgcggtctcggatgggatccgaggacatcacgaggagttccggaatggtccggagaataagattcatatataggaagtcattttacaagtttgaaaatgatccggtgcatttatggaaggttctagaaggttctagaaaagtccggaagaaatcactatggaaggcggagtcccggagggactccacaagctaGGCCGACCAACCCTAAGAGGAGGAGTcctaggtgggctccacctaaggtggccggccaacccacctcaaggaaaggtgggagccccaccttgagtaggaatccccccttgagtaggtttcccacttttgggaggttttgttgttggggtcttattcaaagacttggactacaactcttggggatttccacctatataatgaggagccagggggaggggccggacacaccaagcCCTCtttggccgcagcccccaagtggccggcgcccaaaccctagcctttccccaaaccctagcgcccctcctccacatagctctcccgcagcgcataggcgaagccctgctggagatctccaccaccaccgccaccacgccgtcgtgctgccgggatttcgaggaggatctaccacttccgctgcccgctggaacggggaggaggacgtcgttttcatcaacaccgaacgtgtgaccgagtacggaggtgttgcccgattgtggcaccgtcaagatcttctacgcgcttttgcaagcggcaagtgatcgactacatccaccccgagatctaatctcgttaagctttgcgatcttcgagggttagtctcttcatctcctcgttgctactgtctactagattagatcttggcttgtgttttcgttcttgcggtaggaatttttttgttttctatgctacgaatcccatcagtggtatcagagccgtgtctatgcatagattggttgcacgagtagaacacaattgttttgtgggcgttgatgctttgttgtctttagttcgagtactttgcatctttgtggcatagtgggatgaagcggctcgggttaactttacatgaccgcgttcatgagatttgctccacgctcgacatgcaacttgtattgcataagtggctttgcgggtgtctatctctcatactatagtgaagatccaatttactctattgacaacactagtatcaccgttgtggttcatgtgcgtaggtagattggatcttatgcgaaaaccctaaaccacgtaaaatatgcaaaccaaattagaaccgtctaacttgtttttgcagggtttggtgatgtgatatggccataatgtgatgatgaatatgtatgacatgatcattattgtattgtggcaaccggcatgagccttatggttgtctttaaatttcatgttgagtagttttcaaagaagttgtaatagttgctacatgggagaacaatcatgaagacggcgccatggaacttgacgctacgccgacgatgatggagatcatgcccgttgatgatggagatcatgtccgtgctttggagatgaagatcaaaggcgcaaagacaaaggggccatatcatatcacatatgaattgcatgtgatgttaatccttttatgcatcttattttgcttagatcgcgacggtagcattataagatgatccctctcactaaatatcaagataataaagtgttcatccttagtagcaccgttgctaagacttgtcgtttcgaagcatcacgtgatgatcgggtgtgatagattctacatgtgcatacaacgggtgcaagccagatttgcacacgcggatagtaaggttgccttgacgatcctagcatgtacaaacatggtctcagaacacgggataccgaaaggtatagcatgaatcatatgattgatatgatgaacactttgagtgtttgccattgaagttacatcttgtctcgtgatgatcggacttggtgtggtggatttggt contains:
- the LOC124698955 gene encoding serine--tRNA ligase, chloroplastic/mitochondrial-like → MLTCGRYLSSAAATTLSLSPHRNLTSSFLRRHPLRFLSSASAAAAATAVEPDTRGGGGGGGAGGGATTPKWKAAIDFKWIRDNRDAVATNILNRNSVANLDVVLQLYDQYLTLQKEVEVLRAERNAVANKMKGKLDPSVRQALVDEGKNLKESLIVLEENLFQLTDKLQLEAQSIPNTTHPDVPVGGEENSVVRKEVGSQRNFNFTIKDHVQLGKDLDLFDFDAASEVSGSKFYYLKNEAVLLEMALVSWAIAEVSKKGFTPLITPEIVRSSVVERCGFQPRAQNTQVYSIDGSDQCLIGTAEIPVGGIHMNSILPDSDLPIKYLAYSHCFRTEAGAAGAATRGMYRVHQFSKVEMFVLCRPEESDKYHEELITIEEDLYASLGLHFKTLDMATGDLGAPAYRKYDIEAWMPGLDKYGEISSASNCTDYQSRRLGIRFRPAPLELPPAMNAKKGKGGSSGPTQFVHTLNATAVAVPRLIISILENFQQEDGTVVIPEPLRPFMGGLGVLSPKTK